A region of Scleropages formosus chromosome 2, fSclFor1.1, whole genome shotgun sequence DNA encodes the following proteins:
- the slc6a22.2 gene encoding solute carrier family 6 member 22, tandem duplicate 2 isoform X1: MCTAAASKGRKLNHPVPHKGLSFAYVQDTARATRQTGKVTVKTWGKCSSRKQSIWKKPLSHILCSGINDTPEHIVHGVYQSRCWYIMAYVHFLFKPCLLCLAGAFFIPYIVFLFTCGIPLFLLETALGQYTSQGGITCWRKICPLFEGLGYASQVVVLYTSIYYIVILAWAVLYLIYSFRFELPWATCTNYWNTEKCVALSHNSTDQILDEITSPVVEFWERRILGLSKGIEELGTVRWDLALCLLLCWIICYFCVWKGVRSTGKVVYFTATFPYVMLAILLVRGLTLPGAKEGVIFYLYPDVSRLADPQVWVDAGTQIFYSYGVCTGSLVALGSYNKYNNNCYKDCMYLCLLSSGTSFVAGFAIFSVLGFMAYEQGLEISEVAESGPGLAFIAYPRAVAMMPVPQLWAVFFFVMLLVLGLDSEFVCHESLVTSISDLYPTFFNIGHRRKILLLVLSVGSFLVGLVMVTEGGLYIFQLFDYYACSGMTLLVFALLESVCVGWVYGSRRMLSNIEDMIGYRLWTVVQYTWVVLTPAMCTGTFIFSLVKYTPLKLNNLYEYPWWGYAIGGLFTLSSTLLIPLWMVYAMAITPGTTWERVRTLCTPATDLPTPLEQKQNPTTFESFTELCTLRPSRTPSAQWNGLV, translated from the exons ATGTGCACCGCAGCCGCATCGAAAGGCAGGAAACTTAATCACCCTGTTCCCCATAAAGGCCTGTCATTTGCATATGTTCAGGATACAGCGAGGGCCACTAGGCAAACTGGAAAAGTCACTGTGAAGACGTGGGGAAAATGCTCATCTCGAAAACAAAGCATATGGAAGAAACCTCTCTCGCACATCCTGTGTTCTGGAATAAATGACACTCCTGAACACATCGTCCATGGAGTATATCAAAGTAGATGCTGGTACATAATGGCGTATGTTCATTTTCTGTTCAAACCGTGTTTGCTGTGTCTGGCAGGGGCGTTCTTCATCCCCTACATTGTGTTCCTGTTCACCTGCGGAatccccctcttcctccttgaGACGGCCCTGGGGCAGTACACCAGCCAGGGGGGCATCACCTGCTGGAGGAAGATCTGCCCCCTGTTTGAAG GCCTGGGCTACGCCAGTCAGGTTGTTGTGTTGTACACCAGCATCTACTACATCGTCATTTTAGCCTGGGCTGTGCTCTACCTCATCTATTCATTCCGCTTCGAGCTGCCCTGGGCCACCTGCACAAACTACTGGAACACAG AAAAATGTGTAGCTTTGAGCCATAACTCCACTGACCAAATCCTGGATGAAATTACCTCACCGGTGGTGGAATTCTGGGA GAGGAGGATTCTTGGCCTCTCCAAAGGTATCGAAGAGTTGGGCACTGTCCGCTGGGACCTTGCTCTGTGTCTTCTGCTCTGCTGGATCATCTGCTATTTCTGTGTCTGGAAAGGTGTGAGGTCCACCGGAAAG GTGGTGTACTTCACAGCCACGTTTCCCTACGTAATGCTGGCTATTCTGCTGGTTCGCGGACTCACCCTGCCTGGAGCTAAGGAAGGCGTCATCTTCTACTTGTACCCCGATGTCAGCCGTCTTGCTGACCCTCAG GTGTGGGTGGATGCAGGGACTCAGATTTTCTACTCTTACGGAGTGTGCACAGGATCCCTGGTAGCTCTGGGAAGCTACAACAAGTACAACAACAACTGCTACAA AGACTGCATGTATCTGTGCCTCCTGAGCAGCGGCACCAGCTTTGTGGCTGGATTTGCCATCTTCTCCGTGCTGGGCTTCATGGCCTATGAGCAGGGGCTGGAAATCTCTGAGGTGGCTGAATCAG GTCCAGGCCTGGCCTTCATTGCATATCCTCGAGCGGTGGCCATGATGCCCGTGCCCCAGCTGTGGGCCGTCTTCTTCTTTGTGATGCTCCTTGTGCTGGGCCTGGATTCTGAG TTTGTATGTCACGAGTCTTTAGTCACTTCCATCTCGGACCTGTACCCCACCTTCTTCAACATTGGCCACCGCCGCAAAATCCTCCTGCTGGTGCTCAGTGTGGGAAGCTTCCTGGTCGGCCTGGTGATGGTCACAGAG GGAGGACTTTACATCTTCCAGCTCTTTGACTACTATGCGTGCAGTGGAATGACGCTGTTGGTGTTCGCCCTCCTGGAGtcggtgtgtgtgggctgggtGTACG GCTCTCGGCGCATGCTCAGCAACATCGAGGACATGATTGGCTACCGGCTCTGGACCGTGGTGCAGTATACCTGGGTTGTCCTCACCCCCGCTATGTGCACA GGCACCTTCATCTTCTCCCTGGTCAAATACACTCCCCTCAAACTGAACAACTTATACGAGTACCCCTGGTGGGGCTATGCCATTGGTGGCTTATTCACCCTCTCCTCCACACTGTTGATTCCTCTGTGGATGGTCTACGCCATGGCCATCACCCCTGGGACCACGTGGGAG AGAGTGCGAACTCTGTGCACCCCAGCCACAGACCTACCTACTCCTCTGGAGCAGAAGCAGAACCCTACCACCTTCGAGAGCTTCACGGAGCTCTGCACCCTCCGTCCGAGCCGCACGCCGTCAGCCCAGTGGAACGGACTCGTGTGA
- the slc6a22.2 gene encoding solute carrier family 6 member 22, tandem duplicate 2 isoform X2: protein MEKSGDAQVHSKVNAGDSTTDDTDPQGQERSQWASKTEYILAVAGNIVGLSNVWRFPYLCYKNGGGAFFIPYIVFLFTCGIPLFLLETALGQYTSQGGITCWRKICPLFEGLGYASQVVVLYTSIYYIVILAWAVLYLIYSFRFELPWATCTNYWNTEKCVALSHNSTDQILDEITSPVVEFWERRILGLSKGIEELGTVRWDLALCLLLCWIICYFCVWKGVRSTGKVVYFTATFPYVMLAILLVRGLTLPGAKEGVIFYLYPDVSRLADPQVWVDAGTQIFYSYGVCTGSLVALGSYNKYNNNCYKDCMYLCLLSSGTSFVAGFAIFSVLGFMAYEQGLEISEVAESGPGLAFIAYPRAVAMMPVPQLWAVFFFVMLLVLGLDSEFVCHESLVTSISDLYPTFFNIGHRRKILLLVLSVGSFLVGLVMVTEGGLYIFQLFDYYACSGMTLLVFALLESVCVGWVYGSRRMLSNIEDMIGYRLWTVVQYTWVVLTPAMCTGTFIFSLVKYTPLKLNNLYEYPWWGYAIGGLFTLSSTLLIPLWMVYAMAITPGTTWERVRTLCTPATDLPTPLEQKQNPTTFESFTELCTLRPSRTPSAQWNGLV from the exons ATGGAGAAGAGCGGCGATGCACAGGTGCACTCGAAAGTGAACGCCGGGGACAGCACCACGGATGACACGGACCCCCAGGGCCAGGAGCGCAGCCAGTGGGCCAGCAAGACCGAGTACATTCTGGCCGTGGCAGGAAACATCGTCGGCTTGAGCAACGTGTGGAGGTTCCCCTACCTGTGCTACAAGAACGGAGGGG GGGCGTTCTTCATCCCCTACATTGTGTTCCTGTTCACCTGCGGAatccccctcttcctccttgaGACGGCCCTGGGGCAGTACACCAGCCAGGGGGGCATCACCTGCTGGAGGAAGATCTGCCCCCTGTTTGAAG GCCTGGGCTACGCCAGTCAGGTTGTTGTGTTGTACACCAGCATCTACTACATCGTCATTTTAGCCTGGGCTGTGCTCTACCTCATCTATTCATTCCGCTTCGAGCTGCCCTGGGCCACCTGCACAAACTACTGGAACACAG AAAAATGTGTAGCTTTGAGCCATAACTCCACTGACCAAATCCTGGATGAAATTACCTCACCGGTGGTGGAATTCTGGGA GAGGAGGATTCTTGGCCTCTCCAAAGGTATCGAAGAGTTGGGCACTGTCCGCTGGGACCTTGCTCTGTGTCTTCTGCTCTGCTGGATCATCTGCTATTTCTGTGTCTGGAAAGGTGTGAGGTCCACCGGAAAG GTGGTGTACTTCACAGCCACGTTTCCCTACGTAATGCTGGCTATTCTGCTGGTTCGCGGACTCACCCTGCCTGGAGCTAAGGAAGGCGTCATCTTCTACTTGTACCCCGATGTCAGCCGTCTTGCTGACCCTCAG GTGTGGGTGGATGCAGGGACTCAGATTTTCTACTCTTACGGAGTGTGCACAGGATCCCTGGTAGCTCTGGGAAGCTACAACAAGTACAACAACAACTGCTACAA AGACTGCATGTATCTGTGCCTCCTGAGCAGCGGCACCAGCTTTGTGGCTGGATTTGCCATCTTCTCCGTGCTGGGCTTCATGGCCTATGAGCAGGGGCTGGAAATCTCTGAGGTGGCTGAATCAG GTCCAGGCCTGGCCTTCATTGCATATCCTCGAGCGGTGGCCATGATGCCCGTGCCCCAGCTGTGGGCCGTCTTCTTCTTTGTGATGCTCCTTGTGCTGGGCCTGGATTCTGAG TTTGTATGTCACGAGTCTTTAGTCACTTCCATCTCGGACCTGTACCCCACCTTCTTCAACATTGGCCACCGCCGCAAAATCCTCCTGCTGGTGCTCAGTGTGGGAAGCTTCCTGGTCGGCCTGGTGATGGTCACAGAG GGAGGACTTTACATCTTCCAGCTCTTTGACTACTATGCGTGCAGTGGAATGACGCTGTTGGTGTTCGCCCTCCTGGAGtcggtgtgtgtgggctgggtGTACG GCTCTCGGCGCATGCTCAGCAACATCGAGGACATGATTGGCTACCGGCTCTGGACCGTGGTGCAGTATACCTGGGTTGTCCTCACCCCCGCTATGTGCACA GGCACCTTCATCTTCTCCCTGGTCAAATACACTCCCCTCAAACTGAACAACTTATACGAGTACCCCTGGTGGGGCTATGCCATTGGTGGCTTATTCACCCTCTCCTCCACACTGTTGATTCCTCTGTGGATGGTCTACGCCATGGCCATCACCCCTGGGACCACGTGGGAG AGAGTGCGAACTCTGTGCACCCCAGCCACAGACCTACCTACTCCTCTGGAGCAGAAGCAGAACCCTACCACCTTCGAGAGCTTCACGGAGCTCTGCACCCTCCGTCCGAGCCGCACGCCGTCAGCCCAGTGGAACGGACTCGTGTGA
- the slc6a22.2 gene encoding solute carrier family 6 member 22, tandem duplicate 2 isoform X4 gives MCTAAASKGRKLNHPVPHKGLSFAYVQDTARATRQTGKVTVKTWGKCSSRKQSIWKKPLSHILCSGINDTPEHIVHGVYQSRCWYIMAYVHFLFKPCLLCLAGAFFIPYIVFLFTCGIPLFLLETALGQYTSQGGITCWRKICPLFEGLGYASQVVVLYTSIYYIVILAWAVLYLIYSFRFELPWATCTNYWNTEKCVALSHNSTDQILDEITSPVVEFWERRILGLSKGIEELGTVRWDLALCLLLCWIICYFCVWKGVRSTGKVVYFTATFPYVMLAILLVRGLTLPGAKEGVIFYLYPDVSRLADPQVWVDAGTQIFYSYGVCTGSLVALGSYNKYNNNCYKDCMYLCLLSSGTSFVAGFAIFSVLGFMAYEQGLEISEVAESGPGLAFIAYPRAVAMMPVPQLWAVFFFVMLLVLGLDSEIAEFFQQWIQNSPAECSFHGDTFCMSRVFSHFHLGPVPHLLQHWPPPQNPPAGAQCGKLPGRPGDGHRGRTLHLPAL, from the exons ATGTGCACCGCAGCCGCATCGAAAGGCAGGAAACTTAATCACCCTGTTCCCCATAAAGGCCTGTCATTTGCATATGTTCAGGATACAGCGAGGGCCACTAGGCAAACTGGAAAAGTCACTGTGAAGACGTGGGGAAAATGCTCATCTCGAAAACAAAGCATATGGAAGAAACCTCTCTCGCACATCCTGTGTTCTGGAATAAATGACACTCCTGAACACATCGTCCATGGAGTATATCAAAGTAGATGCTGGTACATAATGGCGTATGTTCATTTTCTGTTCAAACCGTGTTTGCTGTGTCTGGCAGGGGCGTTCTTCATCCCCTACATTGTGTTCCTGTTCACCTGCGGAatccccctcttcctccttgaGACGGCCCTGGGGCAGTACACCAGCCAGGGGGGCATCACCTGCTGGAGGAAGATCTGCCCCCTGTTTGAAG GCCTGGGCTACGCCAGTCAGGTTGTTGTGTTGTACACCAGCATCTACTACATCGTCATTTTAGCCTGGGCTGTGCTCTACCTCATCTATTCATTCCGCTTCGAGCTGCCCTGGGCCACCTGCACAAACTACTGGAACACAG AAAAATGTGTAGCTTTGAGCCATAACTCCACTGACCAAATCCTGGATGAAATTACCTCACCGGTGGTGGAATTCTGGGA GAGGAGGATTCTTGGCCTCTCCAAAGGTATCGAAGAGTTGGGCACTGTCCGCTGGGACCTTGCTCTGTGTCTTCTGCTCTGCTGGATCATCTGCTATTTCTGTGTCTGGAAAGGTGTGAGGTCCACCGGAAAG GTGGTGTACTTCACAGCCACGTTTCCCTACGTAATGCTGGCTATTCTGCTGGTTCGCGGACTCACCCTGCCTGGAGCTAAGGAAGGCGTCATCTTCTACTTGTACCCCGATGTCAGCCGTCTTGCTGACCCTCAG GTGTGGGTGGATGCAGGGACTCAGATTTTCTACTCTTACGGAGTGTGCACAGGATCCCTGGTAGCTCTGGGAAGCTACAACAAGTACAACAACAACTGCTACAA AGACTGCATGTATCTGTGCCTCCTGAGCAGCGGCACCAGCTTTGTGGCTGGATTTGCCATCTTCTCCGTGCTGGGCTTCATGGCCTATGAGCAGGGGCTGGAAATCTCTGAGGTGGCTGAATCAG GTCCAGGCCTGGCCTTCATTGCATATCCTCGAGCGGTGGCCATGATGCCCGTGCCCCAGCTGTGGGCCGTCTTCTTCTTTGTGATGCTCCTTGTGCTGGGCCTGGATTCTGAG ATAGCAGAGTTCTTTCAACAGTGGATCCAAAATAGCCCAGCAGAATGTTCCTTTCATGGAGATACAT TTTGTATGTCACGAGTCTTTAGTCACTTCCATCTCGGACCTGTACCCCACCTTCTTCAACATTGGCCACCGCCGCAAAATCCTCCTGCTGGTGCTCAGTGTGGGAAGCTTCCTGGTCGGCCTGGTGATGGTCACAGAG GGAGGACTTTACATCTTCCAGCTCTTTGA
- the slc6a22.2 gene encoding solute carrier family 6 member 22, tandem duplicate 2 isoform X3 — protein sequence MCTAAASKGRKLNHPVPHKGLSFAYVQDTARATRQTGKVTVKTWGKCSSRKQSIWKKPLSHILCSGINDTPEHIVHGVYQSRCWYIMAYVHFLFKPCLLCLAGAFFIPYIVFLFTCGIPLFLLETALGQYTSQGGITCWRKICPLFEGLGYASQVVVLYTSIYYIVILAWAVLYLIYSFRFELPWATCTNYWNTEKCVALSHNSTDQILDEITSPVVEFWERRILGLSKGIEELGTVRWDLALCLLLCWIICYFCVWKGVRSTGKVVYFTATFPYVMLAILLVRGLTLPGAKEGVIFYLYPDVSRLADPQVWVDAGTQIFYSYGVCTGSLVALGSYNKYNNNCYKDCMYLCLLSSGTSFVAGFAIFSVLGFMAYEQGLEISEVAESGPGLAFIAYPRAVAMMPVPQLWAVFFFVMLLVLGLDSEIAEFFQQWIQNSPAECSFHGDTFCMSRVFSHFHLGPVPHLLQHWPPPQNPPAGAQCGKLPGRPGDGHRGESSPGPLTWSTCDRSD from the exons ATGTGCACCGCAGCCGCATCGAAAGGCAGGAAACTTAATCACCCTGTTCCCCATAAAGGCCTGTCATTTGCATATGTTCAGGATACAGCGAGGGCCACTAGGCAAACTGGAAAAGTCACTGTGAAGACGTGGGGAAAATGCTCATCTCGAAAACAAAGCATATGGAAGAAACCTCTCTCGCACATCCTGTGTTCTGGAATAAATGACACTCCTGAACACATCGTCCATGGAGTATATCAAAGTAGATGCTGGTACATAATGGCGTATGTTCATTTTCTGTTCAAACCGTGTTTGCTGTGTCTGGCAGGGGCGTTCTTCATCCCCTACATTGTGTTCCTGTTCACCTGCGGAatccccctcttcctccttgaGACGGCCCTGGGGCAGTACACCAGCCAGGGGGGCATCACCTGCTGGAGGAAGATCTGCCCCCTGTTTGAAG GCCTGGGCTACGCCAGTCAGGTTGTTGTGTTGTACACCAGCATCTACTACATCGTCATTTTAGCCTGGGCTGTGCTCTACCTCATCTATTCATTCCGCTTCGAGCTGCCCTGGGCCACCTGCACAAACTACTGGAACACAG AAAAATGTGTAGCTTTGAGCCATAACTCCACTGACCAAATCCTGGATGAAATTACCTCACCGGTGGTGGAATTCTGGGA GAGGAGGATTCTTGGCCTCTCCAAAGGTATCGAAGAGTTGGGCACTGTCCGCTGGGACCTTGCTCTGTGTCTTCTGCTCTGCTGGATCATCTGCTATTTCTGTGTCTGGAAAGGTGTGAGGTCCACCGGAAAG GTGGTGTACTTCACAGCCACGTTTCCCTACGTAATGCTGGCTATTCTGCTGGTTCGCGGACTCACCCTGCCTGGAGCTAAGGAAGGCGTCATCTTCTACTTGTACCCCGATGTCAGCCGTCTTGCTGACCCTCAG GTGTGGGTGGATGCAGGGACTCAGATTTTCTACTCTTACGGAGTGTGCACAGGATCCCTGGTAGCTCTGGGAAGCTACAACAAGTACAACAACAACTGCTACAA AGACTGCATGTATCTGTGCCTCCTGAGCAGCGGCACCAGCTTTGTGGCTGGATTTGCCATCTTCTCCGTGCTGGGCTTCATGGCCTATGAGCAGGGGCTGGAAATCTCTGAGGTGGCTGAATCAG GTCCAGGCCTGGCCTTCATTGCATATCCTCGAGCGGTGGCCATGATGCCCGTGCCCCAGCTGTGGGCCGTCTTCTTCTTTGTGATGCTCCTTGTGCTGGGCCTGGATTCTGAG ATAGCAGAGTTCTTTCAACAGTGGATCCAAAATAGCCCAGCAGAATGTTCCTTTCATGGAGATACAT TTTGTATGTCACGAGTCTTTAGTCACTTCCATCTCGGACCTGTACCCCACCTTCTTCAACATTGGCCACCGCCGCAAAATCCTCCTGCTGGTGCTCAGTGTGGGAAGCTTCCTGGTCGGCCTGGTGATGGTCACAGAGGTGAGAGCTCACCTGGACCTCTCACCtggagcacatgtgacagaagTGACTGA
- the LOC108931227 gene encoding sodium- and chloride-dependent GABA transporter 2-like isoform X2, with protein MENSYELQAQSNLNTQEDAREDVEPPTQGRGQWANKTEFLLAVVGQIIGLGNVWRFPYLCYKNGGGAFFIPYVAFLFTCGIPLFLLETSLGQFTSEGGITCWRSICPLFQGLGFGTQVVISYSTIYYIIILAWSFFYLFASFSSELPWASCGNYWNTATCIEFEERNISNNWTSADSATSPVKEFWERRVLNISDGIHNLGTPRWELALCLLLSWIICYFCVWKGVRSTGKVVYFTATFPYVMLLILLVRGLTLPGAKEGIIFYLYPDVHRLADPQVWMDAGTQIFFSYAICLGCLTALGSYNKYNNNCYKDCMYLCLLNSGTSFVAGFSIFSVLGFMAREQGVDISEVAESGPGLAFIVYPRAVAMMPLPQLWAICFFIMIILLGLDTEFVGLEALMTAISDMYPVIYQSDERRKILLLIISVGGFLTGLVMVTEGGMYVFQLLDYYACSGMTLLIFAILQSICVGWIYGANLMYNNIEDMIGYRPSSLFKYCWRYFTPFICARLRALCTPAEALPQPRAQKQSLFPELY; from the exons ATGGAAAATAGCTATGAGCTGCAGGCACAGTCTAATCTGAACACCCAGGAGGACGCCAGAGAGGACGTTGAACCCCCAACCCAGGGACGGGGACAATGGGCAAACAAGACGGAGTTCCTACTTGCCGTGGTGGGACAGATCATCGGTTTGGGCAACGTGTGGAGGTTCCCCTACCTGTGCTACAAGAACGGAGGAG GGGCGTTCTTCATCCCCTACGTTGCGTTCCTGTTCACCTGCGGAatccccctcttcctccttgaGACGTCCCTGGGGCAGTTCACCAGCGAGGGGGGCATCACCTGCTGGAGGAGCATCTGCCCCCTGTTTCAGG GACTGGGCTTTGGAACCCAAGTGGTGATTTCATACAGCACGATCTACTACATCATCATTCTGGCCTGGTCCTTCTTCTACCTCTTCGCTTCCTTCAGTTCTGAACTTCCCTGGGCTAGCTGTGGAAACTACTGGAACACAG CCACCTGTATTGAATTTGAGGAGAGGAACATCTCAAACAACTGGACGTCAGCTGACAGCGCTACCTCACCAGTGAAGGAATTTTGGGA GAGACGTGTGTTGAACATCTCAGATGGTATCCACAACCTGGGCACCCCAAGATGGGAGTTGGCTCTTTGTCTTCTGCTTTCCTGGATTATCTGCTACTTCTGTGTTTGGAAAGGTGTGAGATCCACTGGAAAG GTGGTGTACTTCACGGCCACCTTCCCTTATGTGATGCTGTTGATTTTGCTGGTTCGAGGACTCACCCTGCCTGGAGCTAAGGAGGGTATCATCTTCTATCTGTACCCCGATGTCCATCGTCTCGCTGACCCTCAG GTATGGATGGATGCTGGAacacagatatttttctccTATGCTATTTGTCTTGGCTGTCTGACAGCCCTGGGCAGCTACAACAAGTACAACAACAACTGCTACAA AGACTGCATGTATCTGTGCCTCCTGAACAGCGGGACAAGCTTTGTGGCTGGATTTTCCATCTTCTCTGTGCTGGGCTTCATGGCCCGTGAGCAAGGAGTGGACATCTCTGAGGTGGCTGAATCAG GTCCAGGTCTGGCATTCATTGTGTACCCTCGAGCAGTGGCCATGATGCCCCTGCCTCAGTTATGGGCAATTTGCTTCTTCATCATGATCATCCTGCTTGGTCTGGACACTGAG TTTGTTGGCCTGGAGGCTCTTATGACGGCCATCTCTGACATGTACCCTGTGATCTATCAAAGTGATGAGCGCCGCAAGATCCTCCTCCTTATCATCAGTGTAGGAGGCTTCCTCACTGGCCTGGTCATGGTGACAGAG GGTGGGATGTATGTATTCCAACTGCTTGATTACTACGCCTGCAGTGGAATGACCCTCCTGATCTTTGCCATCCTTCAGTCGATCTGTGTTGGGTGGATTTATG GTGCAAACCTAATGTACAATAACATCGAGGACATGATCGGGTATCGACCATcatctctttttaaatattgctgGCGGTATTTTACCCCCTTTATCTGTGCG